The genomic window GTCGTTCGCGCGTGCCCTGGGCCGCTTCTACCCGCCGGCCGGCCGTTTCGTCGTCACGGAGATCAGCGGCGGCGCATCAGGTTCCGGTGCGTGTCTCACCGTGTCGCTCAGCTGCAGCAACGACGGGGCTGAGCTCGTCCACGCGGTGGCGCCGGGGGTTTCGATGAGCGACATCATCTGCCCGCGCTACTTCCCGCCGGTGCTGCGGTCCTTCTTCCCGTCGAACGGGATGCTGTGTGGCGACGCGATGCTGGAGCCCCGTCCACTGCTAGGCGCGCAGGTcaccgagctcgccgacggcgtgtTCGTTGCCTTGTCGCTCAATCACGCTGTCGCCGACGGGACCACGTTCTGGCACTTATTCAACACCTGGTCGGAGATCCACCGCAGTGGTGCCCACGGCTGCGAGCTGTCCACGCCGCCGCCGGTGCTCGGCAGATGGTTCCCCGACGCATGCCCTGTGCCGGTCACCCTACCGTTCATGAAGGTGGAGGACATCATCCAGCGCGTCGAGTTCCCACCGGTACGCGAGTGTTTCTTCCACCTCTCGACGGCGAGCGTAAGGAACCTCAAGGCAAAGGCAAACGCCGAGATGACCGGCACGGCACAGCCACAAGCAGACCCCATCTCCTCATTGCAGGCCGTGCTTGCGCACCTCTGGCGCGGTGCGTGCCGAGCCCGGCGCCTCCCGCCTGACCGGGAGACGATCTGCCTGCTGCCCGTAGGATGCCGAGGAAGGGTGCAGGGCGTGCCGCAGCACTACATGGGCAACGCCGTGGCGCTCGGCGTGGCCAAGTGCACCGTCGCCCATGTCGTGGACAAAGGGCTGGGCTGCACGGCGTGGCTGCTCAACCAGGCCGTGGTGTCCTTCGACGAGGCCAAGACGAGGGACGCGCTCGCGTCCTGGCATCAGAAGCCACACATCCTGTACCTGGAGGCGTCCGGCGACGGCGATCCTGCATATATCGTGGTCGCGGCCTCGCCGCGGTTCGACGTCTACGGAAATGACTTCGGGCGGGGCACGCCGGTCGCCGTTCGGAGCGGCGCCGGGAACAAGATGGACGGCGTGGTGACCGTGTACCCGGGGCGTGATGGTGGTGGGAGCATGGGGGTGGAGGTGTGCATGTCTCCAGAAGCGCTCGCCAGGCTCGCAGCCGACAGGGAGTTCATGGAGGCAGTGGACATGGCGTGAGATTGTttacttagttttttttttctcggtTGTGTTGTACTAGTACAAGTATAAACATTTGGTCAACATTTGACTCTTTAGAAAGGGAGTACAGTACAACAATagctacatatatatgtactagaCAAGCACTTGGTTCAGATTTATTTCTAAAATAACACTTTTTTTTGGAACCGAGGAAGTGTGGGTTTGCAAGTCCTATAGGACCTGCATTATTCATGAAATGTGATCTTTGTGAGTTTAAATGAAGAAACAATACTAGCTCCATTGATTCCTCTACTTTTATCATTTTTTCTTTCCATACCATTTAGTTAGGGTTATCATATGCGAGGCTCAGAAATTTGAGCGATGAAATGTGTGTATGAAACTGACCTTGTGCTTGCATGCTCAGATGCTCTAACTGAAAATGAAAGCACGAATTTAGAAAGTCCTAACAAAGGAATACCTTAGCAAAAGAATATATCTGCATTGTATATCTGTAGTTACCACGACATTGGAAATCACCAGCCAAAACGCAATTCTAAACCTGAAATCCTAAAAAGCATCTTCACTCAGCTAGACGCAGGGAGCCTAGTGCACCGCAAATGTCAGCTTCGTATCCGCGGCACGCAGCAGGGACGTGCACGCCAAAGTCTGATCCAAATCCAACTGCGGCTGCATTCCATTTCCGCCACGGAGTGATGGGAGAAGAAACTCCCGCGCTGTCTCCCCAGTTGAAGAAGCAGCGGCGATCCACGGCGTCCTGGACCAGTTCCTCCCAGATGGAACCGCTGCCGCAAAGGGTCGCCGCGTTGCCCAGGATCCAGAGGCAGTGCCTGCACCCACCAAGAACGTGCAAGAATAGCTCAATGAAAACGGAAACAATAGGGCTAAGTTGCTGTCTGGTTTGTTTTTTGGCCTGAAAATACAGCGGTTACCTTGCCCTCGTCAGAGCGACGTTGGCGCGTCGGAGATTGGACAGGAAGCCGATGGATCCTGCACTGTTAGACCGGACGGTTGACAGGATGATGATGTCTTCCTCGCTGCCTTGGAATCCATCCACGGAGTTGACGCGCAGAGTCAGGGGATGCATGGCTTTGGCGTTCCCTATCTTCTGCTGAATTGCCTCCACCTGAGCTGCGTATGCGCTGATCACCCCAACAGAAACTCCTTGCCGGCTGCTGATACAAGCTGCATATATATAGCCAGAGACTAAACTGGATGACAATTGCAATAAGTCGTGACCATTGATCTAATCTATTTCAGCAGCAATGTTTCAAGTGTGAGGATTGAAAAAGAAACATGAATTAATTTAGCAAATATAAATATGAATTCAGTTACCTATTTTTAGAGCGTTCAATATCTCCAATATGACAGCTACCTCGGCCATGTTTCGCTTGCTCCGACCGGGATCTTCTCTTCCTTCGACATTGATGAATGAGTACGGCCCAAACATTGCAGCTTGAAGGTACTTACGCGTGTGGCCCTCCTGCGTGACATTCGCACCATCCAAAATTTTCTTGTCGTAGAAGCTCAAGTTTGGGAAGATGCTTATAGAAGGGTGCATCCTGTACTGAATGTTCAGAAGGTGCTTCTTCTGTCCCAGCGCGCTTAGCCTCTCAAACAGGCTCCTGCCCAGCAATGCGGTGTCTGAAACCTGCCAAAATTAAGATTGCCAAAGCTCAATTTTGCCCAGCAATACAAACTACGAGCATTGCCCAGACAGATGCGATAATGCACGAACATAAGTAAGCACTGACCGTACCTTGCTTTTCACGGTTGCTGGTAGTTGACACTCATCACCAATAAGAACAGCATGCTTCAGTCCAGAGAGTTGCATTGGTATGAGGGACTCGCATTCCTTCAGCTGCGCAGCCTCGTCGATGAGCAGCAGGCCCATCTTCTGATTATTCAGTTTGGCCGAGCCAGACACCGTGCAGAAAATAAAGGGCGCGCTTCCAAGGCAGAACTTCTTGATTCTGAAGTCAGAGCGTGTCACGGGAAGCTTCAGCTCTCGGAGGAGAGTTCTCGTGACGTCAAGGATTCGTGCCTTGCTTTGCATAAGATTTTGAGCGAACTCTGATTTGCTCGCTTCATCATTTCCGACGATCTTCCTTCCAAGCAACTTGCTGAAGTCTTTGAGCATTTCCATCAGTAGAACAATGTTCTTGTAGTTCTTCTCCAAAAGGACGGCCCTAGGGACTTGTGACATGATTAGTCTGAAGCAGTTTCTCAGCGTATCAAATATCTGATGGAGCCTCGACCTGACGAAAAATGTCTCAG from Miscanthus floridulus cultivar M001 chromosome 11, ASM1932011v1, whole genome shotgun sequence includes these protein-coding regions:
- the LOC136494624 gene encoding uncharacterized acetyltransferase At3g50280-like; amino-acid sequence: MSDIICPRYFPPVLRSFFPSNGMLCGDAMLEPRPLLGAQVTELADGVFVALSLNHAVADGTTFWHLFNTWSEIHRSGAHGCELSTPPPVLGRWFPDACPVPVTLPFMKVEDIIQRVEFPPVRECFFHLSTASVRNLKAKANAEMTGTAQPQADPISSLQAVLAHLWRGACRARRLPPDRETICLLPVGCRGRVQGVPQHYMGNAVALGVAKCTVAHVVDKGLGCTAWLLNQAVVSFDEAKTRDALASWHQKPHILYLEASGDGDPAYIVVAASPRFDVYGNDFGRGTPVAVRSGAGNKMDGVVTVYPGRDGGGSMGVEVCMSPEALARLAADREFMEAVDMA
- the LOC136492272 gene encoding helicase sen1-like, whose translation is MGKKGKGAANAGKKRPDDELVDLIFSWSLLDVMNQDLFRDKASTIPDRFFGLKSYLDAFRIPLLEEMRAEMSSNLEPLPDHPSAVPIRSLVPSTGKSLGNFGLVYRATVARGRGSRHAAPCIGDIIVLLDGMPRRPAELAWSGGGSYCVAHIQDVDRNGYGFEIRASRKIEDASCYALAVSLLSFIPYARIWRCLDYDAAVKRNPTLVKVVAGDQSTSFPAGSSAPARRDTGGADADVAAKLSTFKLNDSQTESILSCVKATRQQDGASKFSLIWGPPGTGKTKTISVLLLLLLTSQTKCRVLTCAPTNTAISQVASRLLTLWKQHAAADGGCHGDLLLFGNRERMAVDGDLGEIFLDTRVKRLKKCFSPATGWRHCLVSLEVFLGEQRTVTCQYQGDCLQNVGTKVAETFFVRSRLHQIFDTLRNCFRLIMSQVPRAVLLEKNYKNIVLLMEMLKDFSKLLGRKIVGNDEASKSEFAQNLMQSKARILDVTRTLLRELKLPVTRSDFRIKKFCLGSAPFIFCTVSGSAKLNNQKMGLLLIDEAAQLKECESLIPMQLSGLKHAVLIGDECQLPATVKSKVSDTALLGRSLFERLSALGQKKHLLNIQYRMHPSISIFPNLSFYDKKILDGANVTQEGHTRKYLQAAMFGPYSFINVEGREDPGRSKRNMAEVAVILEILNALKIACISSRQGVSVGVISAYAAQVEAIQQKIGNAKAMHPLTLRVNSVDGFQGSEEDIIILSTVRSNSAGSIGFLSNLRRANVALTRARGTASGSWATRRPFAAAVPSGRNWSRTPWIAAASSTGETAREFLLPSLRGGNGMQPQLDLDQTLACTSLLRAADTKLTFAVH